In the genome of Pseudomonas fluorescens, the window GCTCTGGGCAATGATTCTGGCCATTACCCTGTATCCACTGCATGGGCTCATCAAGCGCAAGCTGGTCAACAAGGACGGTCGTGCCGCCACCCTGATCGTGGTGGTCGCCCTGGCTTTGCTGATGGTACCGATCTACCTGCTGGGCACCTCGATCAGTGAATCGGTCCAGGGCACCCTGGCGGTCCTCAAGTCCGATACGCTGCAGATTCCGCTCCCCAGCGAAAAAATCGCTTCCCTGCCGCTCATTGGCGAGCCGCTCTATGGCTACTGGATGCAGGCCGCCACCGACATGAGCAGCGTGCTCATGAAGTTGATGCCTTATATCAAGTCCGTCGGCCTGACCTTGTTGGGCAAAATGGCTGACGTTGGCGTAGGTTTTCTGTTGTTCATCGGCGCCCTGATCATTGCCGGCGTGTTCATGGCCTACGGCGAAAATGGCGAAAGAAGCGCCCTGGCCATCACCTCGCGCCTTTCCGGACCAGAGCGTGGCCCTCGCATTACTGTGCTCTGCACTGCAACCATCCGCGCGGTCGCCCAGGGCGTAGTGGGCATCGCGTTCATTCAGATGTTGCTGGTTGGCGTGGGCTTCGTGCTCATGGGTGTCCCCGGTGCCGGGCTGCTGGCCATGGTGGCGCTGTTGATGGGAATCATGCAATTGCCGGTACTGCTGGTGACCATCCCGGTGATCGCCTATGTCTTCGCCACCGAAGGGACCAGCCTGGCCACCGTCGTGTTTGGCATCTACAGCCTGATTGCCGGGATGGCCGATAACGTCCTCAAGCCATTGATGTTGGGCCGCGGCGTCGATGTACCCATGCCGGTAATTCTGATTGGCGCCTTGGGCGGCATGGTAAGCGGCGGCTTCATCGGTTTGTTCATCGGGCCGGTTGCGCTGGCGGTGGGCTACCAATTGTTCTGGCAATGGGTCCAGGACCAACCGTCTGCCGAGGTCATGAACGAGACACCCGAGATCGAGGCGTTGAACGAGACACCGAAGATAGAGGCAACGAACGATCAGCGTCCTGTCTGAGGAGTTTGCGCTTGATGCCACGCCCTGCTCGCATCAGCCGGCTTCTGCTCTGTGGCACCGTCGTCCTGGGGGGCTGCGTGCAACTGGGCCCGGATTTCCAGTCGCCGGCCCAGCCCTGGGTCGACCACTGGAACAGCCCGGCCCTGGAAATTGCCGGCCAACAACACGCGCAACCTGACAGCCGCCAATGGTGGCGCGTGTTCAACGACCCGGTGCTGGACCATTTGATGGCCGAAGCCGATGCCCACAACCCCGACCTGCACGTCGCTGGCCTGCGGGTCATGGAGTCCCGGGCACAATTGGGCATCGCCCTGAGTGGACGCTACCCGCAATTGCAACAAGCCAGCGCCGACAGCCTGTACCTGAACCGTCGACAGTCGGGCGGCACCAACCCCCAGGACACGCATTTCTGGCAACACAGCGTCGGCTTCGATATCGGCTGGGAGCTGGATTTCTGGGGGCGTTTCAGCCGCGCCATCGAGTCGGCCGACGCCTCCTGGTTTGCCGCCCAGGCCAACTATGAAAATGCCTTGGTGCTGTTGCACGCGCAACTGGCGCAAAACTACTACGCCTTGCGCACTGCCGAGGCGCGTCTGGCCATCGCCCGCAGCAACGCCAAATTACAAAAACGCAGCTACGAGATCACCGAGCGCCTGTTCAACAGCGGAGCCGAAGCCGAACTCGATCTGCAACAAGCCAAGACCCAGTACTTGGGCACCCTCAGTACCATCCCGGATTTCGAGAGCCAGGTGGCGAG includes:
- a CDS encoding AI-2E family transporter, producing MLRTNISARALSGGLLDVLIRAGLITVLVLFCFQIFHPFLNLMLWAMILAITLYPLHGLIKRKLVNKDGRAATLIVVVALALLMVPIYLLGTSISESVQGTLAVLKSDTLQIPLPSEKIASLPLIGEPLYGYWMQAATDMSSVLMKLMPYIKSVGLTLLGKMADVGVGFLLFIGALIIAGVFMAYGENGERSALAITSRLSGPERGPRITVLCTATIRAVAQGVVGIAFIQMLLVGVGFVLMGVPGAGLLAMVALLMGIMQLPVLLVTIPVIAYVFATEGTSLATVVFGIYSLIAGMADNVLKPLMLGRGVDVPMPVILIGALGGMVSGGFIGLFIGPVALAVGYQLFWQWVQDQPSAEVMNETPEIEALNETPKIEATNDQRPV